A region of Streptomyces sp. NBC_01264 DNA encodes the following proteins:
- a CDS encoding glutathione peroxidase, with product MSLYDIPLTTLSDEPTSLAAHKGKAILLVNTASQCGLTPQYSGLARLQFKYEEKGFTVIGVPCNQFGGQEPGNADDIQTFCAAGFGVTFPMLEKSEVNGENRHPLYEELVKFPDADGEAGDITWNFEKFLISPAGEVVARFRPRTEPESPEVVAAIEALLPA from the coding sequence ATGAGCCTGTACGACATCCCGCTGACCACCCTGTCCGACGAGCCCACCAGCCTCGCCGCGCACAAGGGCAAGGCGATCCTGCTCGTGAACACCGCTTCGCAGTGCGGTCTCACCCCTCAGTACTCGGGGCTGGCCCGCCTGCAGTTCAAGTACGAGGAGAAGGGCTTCACCGTCATCGGCGTGCCCTGCAACCAGTTCGGCGGCCAGGAGCCCGGCAACGCCGACGACATCCAGACGTTCTGCGCGGCCGGCTTCGGTGTCACCTTCCCGATGCTGGAGAAGTCCGAGGTCAACGGCGAGAACCGGCACCCGCTCTACGAGGAGCTGGTGAAGTTCCCGGACGCCGACGGCGAGGCCGGTGACATCACCTGGAACTTCGAGAAGTTCCTGATCTCCCCCGCCGGCGAGGTCGTGGCCCGTTTCCGTCCGCGCACCGAGCCCGAGTCCCCCGAGGTCGTCGCCGCGATCGAGGCGCTGCTCCCCGCGTAG
- the gcl gene encoding glyoxylate carboligase: MTAAAAAVEILKLEGVEQAFGVPGAAINPFYRELKNVGGIAHTLARHVEGASHMAEGYTRAKAGNIGVCIGTSGPAGTDMITGLYSAIADSIPILCITGQAPVSKLHKEDFQAVDIASIAKPVTKKATTVLEAAQVPGVFQEAFHLMRSGRPGPVLIDLPIDVQLTEIEFDPETYTPLPVYKPSASRAQARKALQFLLESERPLIVAGGGIINADASDLLVEFAELTNVPVISTLMGWGVIPDDHELAAGMVGVQTSHRYGNATFLESDFVFGIGNRWANRHTGYNLDAYTKGRKFVHVDIEPTQIGKIFAPDFGIASDAKAALELFVEIAKELKAEGKLPDFSAWAASAQERKATLLRRTHFDNIPMKPQRVYEEMNKAFGPETRYVTTIGLSQIAGAQMLHVYKPRNWINCGQAGPLGWTIPAAIGAATADPETPIVALSGDYDFQFMIEELAVAAQHKVPYVHVLVNNAYLGLIRQAQGGLGINFEVNLEFENINTPELGVYGVDHVKVAEGLGVKAIRVTDPDKLGEAFETAKKWAQEHQVPVVVEAILERITNISMSKTVDMSDVTEFEEVATELGHAPTALRNTLPA; this comes from the coding sequence ATGACAGCCGCCGCCGCTGCAGTGGAGATCCTCAAGCTTGAGGGTGTCGAACAAGCGTTCGGCGTTCCCGGTGCTGCGATCAACCCGTTCTACCGCGAGCTCAAGAACGTGGGCGGAATCGCGCACACGCTGGCCCGCCACGTCGAGGGCGCCTCGCACATGGCCGAGGGGTACACCCGCGCCAAGGCCGGCAACATCGGCGTCTGCATCGGCACCTCGGGCCCGGCCGGCACCGACATGATCACCGGCCTGTACTCCGCGATCGCGGACTCCATCCCGATCCTGTGCATCACCGGTCAGGCTCCGGTCTCGAAGCTCCACAAGGAGGACTTCCAGGCCGTCGACATCGCCTCGATCGCCAAGCCCGTCACCAAGAAGGCGACGACCGTCCTGGAGGCCGCCCAGGTTCCGGGCGTGTTCCAGGAGGCCTTCCACCTGATGCGCTCCGGCCGTCCGGGCCCGGTCCTGATCGACCTCCCGATCGACGTCCAGCTGACCGAGATCGAGTTCGACCCCGAGACCTACACGCCGCTGCCGGTCTACAAGCCGAGCGCCAGCCGCGCCCAGGCCCGCAAGGCCCTGCAGTTCCTGCTCGAGTCCGAGCGTCCGCTGATCGTCGCCGGTGGCGGCATCATCAACGCCGACGCCTCCGACCTGCTGGTCGAGTTCGCCGAGCTGACGAACGTCCCGGTCATCTCCACCCTCATGGGCTGGGGCGTCATCCCGGACGACCACGAGCTGGCCGCCGGCATGGTCGGTGTCCAGACCTCGCACCGCTACGGCAACGCGACGTTCCTCGAGTCGGACTTCGTCTTCGGCATCGGCAACCGCTGGGCCAACCGTCACACCGGTTACAACCTCGACGCCTACACCAAGGGCCGCAAGTTCGTCCACGTCGACATCGAGCCGACCCAGATCGGCAAGATCTTCGCCCCGGACTTCGGCATCGCCTCGGACGCCAAGGCGGCCCTGGAGCTCTTCGTCGAGATCGCCAAGGAGCTCAAGGCCGAGGGCAAGCTGCCCGACTTCAGCGCCTGGGCCGCTTCCGCCCAGGAGCGCAAGGCGACGCTGCTGCGCCGCACGCACTTCGACAACATCCCCATGAAGCCGCAGCGCGTCTACGAGGAGATGAACAAGGCGTTCGGCCCCGAGACCCGCTACGTCACCACCATCGGTCTGTCCCAGATCGCCGGTGCGCAGATGCTGCACGTCTACAAGCCGCGCAACTGGATCAACTGCGGCCAGGCCGGCCCCCTCGGCTGGACCATCCCGGCCGCGATCGGTGCCGCCACCGCGGACCCGGAGACCCCGATCGTCGCCCTGTCCGGCGACTACGACTTCCAGTTCATGATCGAGGAGCTGGCGGTCGCCGCCCAGCACAAGGTCCCCTACGTCCACGTCCTCGTGAACAACGCCTACCTGGGTCTGATCCGTCAGGCGCAGGGCGGTCTGGGCATCAACTTCGAGGTCAACCTCGAGTTCGAGAACATCAACACCCCCGAGCTGGGTGTCTACGGCGTCGACCACGTCAAGGTCGCCGAGGGCCTGGGCGTCAAGGCGATCCGCGTCACCGACCCGGACAAGCTGGGCGAGGCCTTCGAGACGGCCAAGAAGTGGGCCCAGGAGCACCAGGTCCCGGTCGTCGTCGAGGCCATCCTCGAGCGCATCACCAACATCTCGATGAGCAAGACGGTCGACATGAGCGACGTCACCGAGTTCGAAGAGGTCGCGACCGAGCTGGGTCACGCCCCCACCGCGCTCCGCAACACCCTGCCCGCCTAG
- the uraD gene encoding 2-oxo-4-hydroxy-4-carboxy-5-ureidoimidazoline decarboxylase, whose product MTSSPTPGLTRFNALDDSAATAELHEVCASSAWGSKLLAQRPFTTVDTLFSANEAAMAELTAEDLGEAMGGHAPIGRPKPGDPTSAREQRGMAGASEELKTELLELNLAYQEKFGHVFLICATGATGEFMRDAVKVRIENSPEQEREIARGELVKINRIRLTRLVETVEGE is encoded by the coding sequence GTGACTTCGAGTCCGACCCCGGGTCTCACCCGGTTCAACGCCTTGGACGACAGCGCGGCCACGGCCGAGCTCCACGAGGTGTGTGCCAGCTCGGCATGGGGCAGCAAGCTGCTCGCCCAGCGCCCCTTCACCACCGTCGACACCCTGTTCTCCGCGAACGAGGCCGCCATGGCCGAGCTCACCGCGGAGGACCTGGGCGAGGCGATGGGTGGACACGCGCCGATCGGCCGGCCGAAGCCGGGAGACCCGACCTCCGCCCGCGAGCAGCGCGGCATGGCCGGTGCCTCGGAGGAGCTCAAGACCGAGCTCCTCGAACTGAACCTGGCTTACCAGGAGAAGTTCGGCCACGTCTTCCTCATCTGCGCCACCGGTGCGACCGGTGAGTTCATGCGGGACGCGGTCAAGGTCCGGATCGAGAACTCGCCGGAACAGGAGCGGGAAATCGCTCGTGGCGAGCTCGTCAAGATCAACCGGATCCGCCTGACCCGCCTCGTGGAAACCGTAGAAGGAGAGTAA
- a CDS encoding catalase translates to MSKRTLTTESGAPVADNQNSATAGVGGPLLIQDQQLLEKLARFNRERIPERVVHARGSAAYGHFEVTDDVTAYTSAAFLNTVGKKTETFLRFSTVADSLGGADAVRDPRGFALKFYTEEGNYDLVGNNTPVFFIKDPIKFPDFIHSQKRDPFTGKQEADNVWDFWAHAPEATHQITWLMGDRGIPASYRHMNGYGSHTYQWTNAQGEAFFVKYHFKTNQGIRCLSGEQAAELVGSDANSHQTDLLQAIERGVNPSWTLYVQVMPASEAADYRFNPFDLTKVWPHSDYPLQRVGRLVLDRNPDNVFAEVEQAAFSPNNFVPGITASPDKMLQGRLFAYADAQRYRLRVNHTLIPVNAPKATKADNYGRDGVMALRNGSRHDKNYEPNSHQGPAETGLALGAPKAVSGYTGTHEAPAHTKDDDFFQAGELYRLMSEAEKQRLVATIAGGLSQVTLEDVIEKNLAHFHAADADYGKRVEEAVRALRDA, encoded by the coding sequence ATGTCGAAGCGCACGCTGACGACCGAGTCTGGCGCCCCGGTCGCCGACAACCAGAACTCCGCTACCGCCGGCGTCGGTGGCCCCCTGCTGATCCAGGACCAGCAGCTCCTGGAGAAGCTCGCCCGCTTCAACCGCGAGCGCATCCCGGAGCGCGTGGTGCACGCCCGCGGTTCCGCGGCGTACGGCCACTTCGAGGTGACCGACGACGTCACCGCGTACACCAGCGCCGCGTTCCTGAACACGGTCGGCAAGAAGACCGAGACCTTCCTGCGGTTCTCCACCGTGGCCGACTCGCTGGGTGGCGCGGACGCGGTCCGCGACCCGCGCGGCTTCGCGCTGAAGTTCTACACCGAAGAGGGCAACTACGACCTCGTCGGCAACAACACCCCGGTGTTCTTCATCAAGGACCCGATCAAGTTCCCCGACTTCATCCACTCCCAGAAGCGCGACCCCTTCACGGGCAAGCAGGAAGCGGACAACGTCTGGGACTTCTGGGCGCACGCCCCCGAGGCGACGCACCAGATCACCTGGCTGATGGGTGACCGCGGTATCCCGGCGTCCTACCGCCACATGAACGGCTACGGCTCCCACACGTACCAGTGGACCAACGCCCAGGGCGAGGCCTTCTTCGTCAAGTACCACTTCAAGACGAACCAGGGCATCCGCTGCCTGTCGGGCGAGCAGGCCGCCGAGCTCGTCGGCTCCGACGCCAACTCGCACCAGACCGACCTGCTGCAGGCCATCGAGCGCGGTGTGAACCCGAGCTGGACCCTGTACGTCCAGGTCATGCCGGCCTCCGAGGCCGCGGACTACCGCTTCAACCCGTTCGACCTCACCAAGGTGTGGCCGCACAGCGACTACCCGCTGCAGCGCGTGGGCCGTCTGGTCCTCGACCGCAACCCGGACAACGTCTTCGCCGAGGTCGAGCAGGCCGCGTTCTCCCCGAACAACTTCGTCCCGGGCATCACCGCCTCGCCGGACAAGATGCTCCAGGGCCGCCTCTTCGCGTACGCCGACGCCCAGCGTTACCGCCTCCGTGTGAACCACACCCTGATCCCGGTCAACGCTCCGAAGGCGACGAAGGCCGACAACTACGGCCGCGACGGCGTCATGGCGCTGCGCAACGGCTCGCGCCACGACAAGAACTACGAGCCCAACTCGCACCAGGGTCCGGCCGAGACCGGTCTGGCGCTGGGCGCCCCGAAGGCCGTCTCCGGCTACACGGGCACCCACGAGGCTCCTGCCCACACCAAGGACGACGACTTCTTCCAGGCCGGTGAGCTCTACCGCCTGATGTCGGAGGCCGAGAAGCAGCGTCTGGTGGCGACCATCGCCGGCGGCCTGTCTCAGGTCACCCTCGAGGACGTCATCGAGAAGAACCTGGCTCACTTCCACGCCGCGGACGCCGACTACGGCAAGCGCGTCGAGGAGGCCGTCCGCGCCCTGCGCGACGCCTGA
- the aroC gene encoding chorismate synthase — MSRLRWLTAGESHGPALVATLEGLPAGVPITTDVVAAHLARRRLGHGRGARMKFERDEVTFLGGVRHGLTIGSPVAVMVGNTEWPKWEQVMSTDPVEPRILADLARSAPLTRPRPGHADLAGMQKYGFDEARPVLERASARETAARVALGAVARSYLEATAGVEIVSHVVELAAAKAPYGSYPTPADVDRLDGDPVRCLDADASKAMVAEIDRAHRDGDTLGGVVEVLAYGVPVGLGSHVHWDRRLDARLAAALMGVQAIKGVEVGDGFDLARVPGSRAHDEIVRTPDGIRRTSGRAGGTEGGLTTGEVLRVRAAMKPIATVPRALATVDVATGEAAAAHHQRSDVCAVPAAGIVAEAMVALVLADAVAEKFGGDSVPETRRNVRNYLDALVVR, encoded by the coding sequence TTGAGCAGGCTGCGCTGGCTCACCGCGGGGGAGTCCCACGGACCGGCACTCGTGGCGACCCTGGAGGGCCTGCCCGCCGGCGTACCGATCACCACCGATGTGGTGGCCGCCCACCTCGCCCGGCGCCGGCTCGGCCACGGGCGCGGCGCGCGGATGAAGTTCGAACGCGACGAGGTCACCTTCCTCGGCGGTGTCCGGCACGGCCTGACCATCGGTTCGCCCGTCGCCGTCATGGTGGGCAACACCGAGTGGCCCAAGTGGGAGCAGGTCATGTCCACCGACCCGGTGGAGCCGCGGATCCTCGCGGACCTGGCCCGCAGCGCCCCGCTGACCCGGCCCCGCCCCGGGCACGCCGATCTGGCCGGCATGCAGAAGTACGGTTTCGACGAGGCCCGCCCGGTCCTGGAGCGCGCCAGCGCCCGGGAGACGGCGGCCCGGGTGGCGCTGGGAGCGGTGGCGAGGTCGTACCTCGAGGCGACGGCCGGCGTCGAGATCGTCTCGCACGTGGTCGAGCTCGCCGCCGCCAAGGCCCCGTACGGCTCGTACCCGACCCCCGCGGACGTGGACCGGCTGGACGGGGACCCGGTGCGCTGCCTGGACGCGGACGCCTCGAAGGCGATGGTCGCCGAGATCGACCGGGCCCACCGGGACGGGGACACTCTGGGCGGTGTGGTGGAGGTCCTGGCGTACGGAGTCCCGGTCGGCCTGGGCTCGCACGTCCACTGGGACCGCCGCCTGGACGCCCGCCTGGCCGCCGCGCTCATGGGCGTACAGGCCATCAAGGGCGTCGAGGTCGGCGACGGATTCGACCTCGCGCGGGTGCCGGGGTCGCGGGCCCACGACGAGATCGTGCGGACGCCGGACGGCATCCGTCGCACCTCCGGCCGCGCCGGCGGCACCGAAGGCGGCCTGACCACCGGCGAGGTGCTGCGCGTACGGGCCGCGATGAAGCCCATCGCGACCGTGCCGCGTGCGCTGGCCACCGTCGACGTGGCCACGGGCGAGGCCGCGGCCGCGCACCACCAGCGCTCGGACGTCTGCGCGGTCCCGGCCGCCGGCATCGTCGCCGAGGCCATGGTCGCGCTCGTGCTGGCCGACGCCGTCGCGGAGAAGTTCGGCGGCGACAGCGTGCCGGAGACCCGCCGCAACGTGCGGAACTACCTGGACGCCCTGGTCGTCAGGTAA
- a CDS encoding 2-hydroxy-3-oxopropionate reductase: MSNLPKIAWVGLGIMGSPMAENLLKAGYSVTGFTLEQDKLDRLAAAGGSAAGSIAEAVKDADVIITMVPASPQVEAISYGENGILENAKSGALIIDMSSITPQTSIDLAKNAAAKGIRVIDAPVSGGEAGAIEAVLSIMVGGEQADFDEALPVLEALGKVIVLCGPHGSGQTVKAANQLIVAVNIQACAEAVVFLEKSGVNLEAALDVLNGGLAGSTVLTRKKANFLNRDFKPGFRIDLHHKDMGIVTDAARNVGAALPVGAVVAQLVASLRAQGDGGLDHSALLRAVERLSGAQI; encoded by the coding sequence ATGAGCAACCTCCCCAAGATCGCATGGGTCGGCCTTGGCATCATGGGCTCCCCCATGGCCGAGAACCTCCTGAAGGCCGGCTACTCGGTCACCGGCTTCACGCTGGAGCAGGACAAGCTGGACCGCCTCGCCGCGGCCGGTGGCTCCGCCGCCGGTTCGATCGCCGAGGCCGTCAAGGACGCCGACGTCATCATTACGATGGTGCCCGCCTCCCCGCAGGTCGAGGCCATCTCCTACGGTGAGAACGGCATCCTCGAGAACGCCAAGTCCGGCGCGCTGATCATCGATATGTCGTCGATCACCCCGCAGACCTCGATCGACCTGGCGAAGAACGCCGCCGCCAAGGGCATCCGCGTCATCGACGCCCCGGTGTCCGGTGGCGAGGCCGGTGCCATCGAGGCCGTCCTGTCGATCATGGTGGGTGGCGAGCAGGCCGACTTCGACGAGGCCCTGCCGGTCCTCGAGGCCCTCGGCAAGGTCATCGTCCTGTGCGGCCCGCACGGCTCCGGCCAGACGGTGAAGGCTGCCAACCAGCTCATCGTCGCGGTGAACATCCAGGCGTGCGCCGAGGCCGTCGTCTTCCTCGAGAAGTCGGGCGTGAACCTCGAAGCCGCTCTGGACGTGCTCAACGGCGGTCTGGCCGGCTCCACGGTCCTGACCCGCAAGAAGGCCAACTTCCTGAACCGCGACTTCAAGCCCGGTTTCCGGATCGACCTGCACCACAAGGACATGGGCATCGTCACCGACGCCGCCCGCAACGTCGGTGCGGCCCTCCCGGTCGGCGCGGTCGTCGCCCAGCTGGTCGCCTCGCTGCGCGCCCAAGGTGACGGTGGCCTGGACCACTCCGCGCTGCTCCGCGCGGTCGAGCGCCTCTCCGGCGCCCAGATCTGA
- a CDS encoding MFS transporter, with translation MSYRKIITGNVLLWMAAAFVGRLPIAVAPLGLVFLVRDTDGGYALGATLAAAYVLGEVLGSVVLGAWMRPKRLHVHLAAGMAVGAAAFAGLALFPETSVVVTAALAFVAGAAPAAGPGGMRSMLIALVDKADESRALSAETVLTQITWGGAPALVVVLAVNLSPSAPMALGAVGFLAAAVILFLLPAYRPQDEAARQETGQDTDGKQAEAVGRGRVLASAWPIYLTSAGAMSMLATAELALTPLLEYRDLTVNWAGALLALFSLTSAAGAFLYGLRTWPGTVRGQSLVFLLITSVCVALSAVFTSLVGIAVAFLAAGVFQAGVMVTRSMSLRERLPEHAHTAGYSIQYAVQGVGYTLTASVAATVLSGSTPVVAILGGVGITVLLTLISAAAELRRRPEGHARPQSVREEAVS, from the coding sequence ATGAGTTACCGGAAGATCATCACGGGGAACGTCCTGCTGTGGATGGCCGCCGCCTTCGTGGGCAGGCTGCCCATCGCCGTCGCCCCCCTGGGCCTGGTGTTCCTCGTCCGCGACACGGACGGCGGCTACGCGCTGGGAGCGACACTGGCCGCCGCCTACGTCCTCGGAGAGGTACTGGGATCGGTGGTGCTCGGGGCCTGGATGCGCCCCAAGCGGCTCCACGTCCACCTGGCCGCCGGGATGGCGGTCGGCGCCGCCGCCTTCGCCGGGCTCGCCCTGTTCCCGGAGACCTCGGTGGTCGTGACGGCCGCGCTGGCCTTCGTCGCGGGCGCGGCGCCGGCCGCGGGGCCCGGCGGAATGCGCTCGATGCTGATCGCGCTGGTGGACAAGGCGGACGAGTCCCGTGCCCTGAGCGCCGAGACGGTACTGACCCAGATCACCTGGGGCGGGGCGCCCGCGCTCGTCGTCGTCCTCGCGGTGAACCTCTCGCCGAGCGCGCCCATGGCACTGGGAGCGGTCGGGTTCCTCGCGGCCGCGGTCATCCTCTTCCTGCTCCCGGCGTACCGGCCCCAGGACGAGGCGGCGCGGCAGGAAACCGGTCAGGACACGGACGGCAAGCAGGCAGAGGCCGTCGGCCGGGGACGGGTGCTCGCCTCCGCCTGGCCGATCTACCTCACGAGCGCCGGCGCGATGTCCATGCTCGCCACCGCGGAACTGGCCCTCACCCCGCTCCTGGAATACCGGGACCTCACCGTCAACTGGGCCGGCGCCCTGCTCGCCCTGTTCTCCCTGACCAGCGCGGCCGGTGCGTTCCTCTACGGCCTGCGGACCTGGCCGGGCACGGTGCGCGGCCAGAGCCTGGTCTTCCTGCTGATCACCTCGGTCTGCGTGGCACTGTCCGCGGTGTTCACCAGCCTCGTCGGCATCGCCGTCGCCTTCCTCGCGGCCGGTGTCTTCCAGGCGGGCGTGATGGTGACCCGCAGCATGAGCCTGCGCGAGCGGCTCCCGGAGCACGCCCACACCGCCGGCTACTCCATCCAGTACGCCGTCCAGGGCGTCGGCTACACCCTCACCGCCTCCGTGGCCGCGACCGTCCTGTCGGGCTCGACCCCCGTGGTCGCCATCCTCGGCGGCGTGGGGATCACCGTGCTGCTCACCCTGATCAGCGCGGCCGCCGAGCTGCGCCGCCGTCCCGAAGGGCACGCGCGGCCGCAGTCCGTGCGCGAGGAGGCCGTCAGTTGA
- a CDS encoding TIM barrel protein, with protein MGYTDQRFDVNLSILFTELPLLERPAAAAAAGFTAVELWWPWIETPTPAQEELDALKTALEDAGTQLVGLNFYAGQLPGPDRGAVSVPGEESERFNANINVAADFAASVGCKALNALYGNRVEGVDPAVQDELALKNLVVAAQAADRVGAILLIETLNKPESPLYPLVSAPAGIEVVDKVNEATGLGNAKFLLDLYHLAMNDEDLSEVIEKYAAKTGHVQIADKPGRGAPGTGELPLEELLDQLQKAGYQGFVGLEYKAADAAASFAWLPAEARAAK; from the coding sequence ATGGGATACACGGACCAGCGCTTCGATGTAAATCTTTCGATCCTCTTCACGGAACTCCCGCTCCTGGAGCGTCCCGCGGCTGCCGCCGCAGCGGGCTTCACGGCGGTCGAGCTGTGGTGGCCCTGGATCGAGACCCCCACCCCCGCTCAGGAGGAGCTCGACGCCCTCAAGACCGCTCTTGAGGACGCCGGCACCCAGCTGGTGGGCCTGAACTTCTACGCCGGCCAGCTGCCGGGTCCCGACCGCGGTGCGGTTTCGGTTCCCGGTGAGGAGTCGGAGCGCTTCAACGCCAACATCAACGTGGCGGCGGACTTCGCCGCCTCGGTCGGCTGCAAGGCGCTGAACGCCCTCTACGGCAACCGCGTCGAAGGCGTGGACCCGGCCGTTCAGGACGAGCTCGCCCTGAAGAACCTGGTCGTGGCGGCTCAGGCCGCGGACCGCGTCGGCGCGATCCTCCTGATCGAGACCCTGAACAAGCCCGAGTCGCCGCTCTACCCCCTGGTGAGCGCCCCGGCCGGCATCGAGGTAGTGGACAAGGTGAACGAGGCCACCGGCCTCGGGAACGCCAAGTTCCTGCTCGACCTGTACCACCTGGCGATGAACGATGAGGACCTCTCCGAGGTCATCGAAAAGTACGCCGCCAAGACCGGACACGTCCAGATTGCGGACAAGCCGGGACGAGGTGCCCCCGGCACCGGCGAGCTGCCCCTCGAAGAGCTGCTCGATCAGCTCCAGAAGGCCGGCTACCAGGGCTTTGTCGGTCTCGAGTACAAGGCCGCCGACGCCGCCGCCTCCTTCGCGTGGCTGCCGGCCGAGGCCCGCGCCGCGAAGTAA
- a CDS encoding aminoglycoside phosphotransferase family protein, giving the protein MRRFAEAEDLSGVVRDALGGAVGTTGVERLRGGSKKGVYRVRLAGAGTPSVIVYSWADEENFWPGGAAGEGADGTDPFAPASGLEPFLAAQRLLHGLGARVPRLLLADGSRQRYAADVAVVEDVPGGTLEALFDTDPAAARKALANLARTLGLMHGSLAPRYGRVDLLERGGAALGSSCEQLVLDRALSDLDEAAGRDARIAAARGRLDDRLRTLRSLVAPRTEHGLIHGELGPDHVLVTEDGEAVLIEIEGLMYFDVEWEHVFLRLRFHERYGALARPGLDPRRLALYALAMRLSLVAGPLRLLDGDFPDREFMRGIAEHNLEEALALLP; this is encoded by the coding sequence ATGCGCAGATTCGCGGAGGCCGAGGACCTGTCGGGAGTGGTACGGGACGCACTGGGAGGAGCGGTCGGCACAACCGGCGTGGAACGCCTGCGGGGCGGGAGCAAGAAGGGCGTGTACCGGGTCCGGCTCGCGGGCGCCGGGACGCCGAGCGTGATCGTCTACAGCTGGGCGGACGAGGAGAACTTCTGGCCCGGCGGCGCCGCGGGGGAGGGCGCCGACGGTACGGACCCCTTCGCGCCCGCCTCCGGACTGGAGCCCTTCCTCGCCGCCCAGCGGCTCCTGCACGGACTCGGGGCGCGCGTACCCCGGCTGCTGCTGGCGGACGGCAGCAGGCAGCGGTACGCGGCGGACGTGGCAGTGGTGGAGGACGTCCCGGGGGGCACGCTGGAAGCCCTCTTCGACACCGACCCCGCCGCCGCGCGGAAGGCCTTGGCCAACCTGGCCCGGACCCTGGGCCTGATGCACGGCTCCCTCGCCCCCCGCTACGGCAGGGTGGACCTGCTGGAGCGCGGAGGCGCCGCCCTGGGAAGCTCCTGCGAGCAGCTGGTCCTCGACCGCGCCCTGAGCGACCTCGACGAAGCGGCGGGCCGGGACGCCAGGATCGCGGCGGCGCGGGGCCGGCTCGACGACAGGCTCCGAACCCTCCGGTCCCTGGTGGCGCCGCGCACGGAACACGGCCTGATCCACGGGGAACTGGGCCCCGACCACGTCCTGGTGACCGAGGACGGGGAAGCGGTCCTCATCGAAATCGAGGGCCTCATGTACTTCGACGTGGAGTGGGAGCACGTCTTCCTCCGGCTGCGCTTCCACGAGCGCTACGGGGCCCTGGCGCGCCCCGGCCTCGACCCGCGGCGACTCGCCCTCTACGCGCTGGCCATGCGCCTCTCCCTGGTGGCCGGCCCGCTGCGCCTCCTCGACGGAGACTTTCCCGACCGCGAGTTCATGCGGGGCATCGCCGAGCACAATCTCGAGGAGGCCCTGGCCCTGCTCCCGTAG
- a CDS encoding helix-turn-helix domain-containing protein — MTEPRDHPFVAAVKPLVDAMGGELMDPSLAQPDDVVLAWEGQDLLAVRLPQLSDSLDHILAALERRHGVPLSQLDRKSKQDVVRILEARGAFSVRHGVETVAGALGVSRFTVYNYLNRDSNTPKGSTVTNQE, encoded by the coding sequence ATGACCGAGCCCCGGGACCACCCGTTCGTCGCCGCGGTCAAGCCGCTGGTGGACGCGATGGGCGGCGAGCTGATGGATCCGTCCCTGGCCCAGCCCGACGACGTCGTGCTCGCCTGGGAGGGTCAGGATCTGCTGGCCGTACGGCTGCCGCAGCTCTCCGACTCGCTGGACCACATCCTGGCGGCGCTGGAGCGTCGGCACGGCGTACCGTTGTCCCAGCTCGACCGGAAGTCCAAGCAGGACGTCGTACGGATACTGGAGGCGCGCGGCGCCTTCTCGGTCCGGCACGGCGTGGAAACGGTTGCGGGGGCCCTGGGCGTGAGTCGCTTCACGGTCTACAACTACTTGAACAGGGACTCAAACACTCCCAAAGGGTCCACAGTGACCAACCAAGAGTGA
- a CDS encoding thiamine-binding protein, whose amino-acid sequence MRLRVEFTTEPFDLEEAPAHAVAAREVIQTAQLDAVDVGPFGNTAEGESEAVLTAVTALLRNSLEAGATRVSLQVNVIGEDTP is encoded by the coding sequence GTGCGATTGAGAGTGGAGTTCACGACCGAGCCCTTCGATCTAGAAGAGGCCCCTGCCCATGCCGTAGCCGCTCGCGAGGTCATTCAGACGGCCCAGCTGGACGCGGTGGATGTCGGCCCGTTCGGCAACACGGCCGAAGGGGAGTCCGAGGCGGTGCTGACCGCGGTCACCGCGCTGCTGCGGAACTCCCTGGAGGCCGGAGCCACGCGCGTCTCGCTCCAGGTCAATGTGATCGGAGAGGACACGCCATGA